A portion of the Drosophila sechellia strain sech25 chromosome 2R, ASM438219v1, whole genome shotgun sequence genome contains these proteins:
- the LOC6608918 gene encoding uncharacterized protein LOC6608918 — translation MMESVASDVVPAKESGGFTSHSVHLSAGPSQFTVRALKMQGSTMLIINPKGSEVFEELAVAMPSRNPASSQSVSSTILGGHGQTDSSVLAAKLSKRYCRQFYVSLNLKLDRLMGPLFEKTLVTYMQDHLEHFA, via the coding sequence ATGATGGAGAGCGTTGCTTCTGATGTTGTGCCTGCAAAGGAGTCTGGTGGCTTCACCTCACATAGCGTCCACTTGTCGGCGGGTCCCTCGCAATTCACCGTGCGCGCCCTGAAAATGCAAGGCAGCACCATGCTGATCATAAACCCCAAGGGATCCGAGGTTTTCGAGGAGCTAGCGGTGGCCATGCCCTCTCGCAATCCCGCCAGCAGCCAGTCCGTATCCTCCACAATCCTGGGCGGACACGGGCAGACCGACTCATCTGTTCTGGCCGCCAAATTGAGTAAACGCTACTGCCGCCAGTTTTACGTGAGCCTCAATCTCAAACTGGATCGATTAATGGGCCCTCTGTTCGAGAAGACGCTAGTCACCTACATGCAAGACCATCTGGAGCACTTCGCTTGA
- the LOC6608920 gene encoding zinc finger protein GLIS2 homolog has protein sequence MDILQKSIFNSGPHSRGIYEPPLGYFTPYNTPPYIAAYSDSGSWLADHHHQQQQQMQHIRFPTPPITPPRPIAGYGYRQRTQSVIMKARGQQDELCRSPVEFPDDSKSCSSSSECGTASDFVCNWTDCDRVFDTLEALAQHVTQRHAIASLTDGLYYCRWRGCQRSERGFNARYKMLVHTRTHTKEKPHRCHLCEKSFSRAENLKIHIRSHSGEKPYKCSFEGCQKAYSNSSDRFKHTRTHSMEKPYMCKVAGCQKRYTDPSSLRKHVKTFKHSIHLIASQPLTLPSVPCLLEASSESAFTCLPAAGSVESTSSSSSARYYDDSNNEPSDYSLKPKQDAEFSPRYWLGDRQHSYLHSEDFFVKMDVESPLDLRVHRI, from the exons ATGGATATACTACAAAAGTCAATCTTCAACAGCGGCCCACACAGCAGAGGCATCTACGAGCCGCCCCTCGGCTACTTTACGCCGTACAACACCCCGCCGTATATAGCCGCCTACTCGGATTCCGGCAGCTGGTTGGCAgatcaccaccaccagcagcagcagcagatgcagcaCATCAGGTTTCCCACGCCGCCCATCACACCGCCGCGTCCCATCGCCGGATACGGATATCGCCAGCGCACCCAATCCGTGATCATGAAGGCTCGTGGCCAACAGGACGAACTATGCCGCAGTCCAGTGGAGTTCCCCGACGACAGCAAatcctgcagcagcagcagcgagtGCGGCACCGCCAGCGATTTCGTCTGCAACTGGACAGATTGCGATAG AGTTTTCGACACCTTGGAAGCACTGGCGCAGCACGTGACCCAGCGACATGCGATCGCCAGCCTGACAGACGGACTCTACTACTGCCGCTGGCGGGGATGTCAGCGCAGCGAGCGAGGATTCAATGCTCGTTACAAGATGCTTGTCCATACCCGCACCCACACCAAGGAGAAGCCACATCGGTGTCACCTGTGCGAGAAGTCCTTCTCGCGGGCGGAGAACCTGAAGATCCACATCAGGTCGCACTCGGGCGAGAAGCCCTACAAGTGCAGCTTCGAGGGCTGCCAGAAGGCGTACTCGAACTCCTCGGACCGGTTCAAGCACACGCGCACCCACTCGATGGAGAAGCCGTACATGTGCAAGGTGGCCGGCTGCCAGAAGCGCTACACGGATCCCTCCTCGCTGCGAAAGCACGTGAAGACCTTCAAGCACAGCATCCACCTGATCGCCAGCCAGCCGCTCACCCTGCCCAGCGTACCCTGCCTCCTGGAGGCCAGCAGCGAATCAGCGTTCACGTGTCTTCCCGCTGCCGGCAGTGTGGAGTccaccagctcctcctcctccgcccgCTACTATGATGACTCCAACAATGAGCCCAGCGATTACTCGCTAAAACCCAAGCAGGATGCGGAATTCTCGCCCCGCTATTGGCTAGGCGATAGACAGCATAGCTATCTCCACAGCGAGGACTTCTTCGTTAAGATGGATGTGGAGTCACCGCTCGATCTGCGCGTCCATCGAATCTGA